Proteins encoded within one genomic window of Spiroplasma endosymbiont of Agriotes lineatus:
- a CDS encoding IS1/IS1595 family N-terminal zinc-binding domain-containing protein, with product MIQLIVTYQLPSQAELIKKQKRLNEIDQEFRDKEIKCPNCESCHYVKNGHNLERKQKYLCKKCRASFDAFRHHLFIEAI from the coding sequence ATGATCCAACTTATTGTAACCTATCAACTACCAAGCCAAGCAGAATTAATTAAAAAACAAAAACGTTTAAATGAAATTGATCAAGAATTTAGGGACAAAGAGATTAAATGCCCTAATTGTGAATCTTGTCATTATGTTAAAAATGGTCATAATCTAGAAAGAAAACAAAAATATTTATGTAAAAAATGTCGAGCTAGTTTTGATGCTTTTCGTCATCATTTATTTATTGAAGCCATTTAA
- a CDS encoding bifunctional 5,10-methylenetetrahydrofolate dehydrogenase/5,10-methenyltetrahydrofolate cyclohydrolase produces MAVIMDGKAIANEIQNNLKNNISNYLEKNLRKPHLVVFLVGTEEASKVYVNHKIKVCEKLEIQVSLKTFNENVSEQDLLTVINKVNNDDTIDAILVQLPLPKHLNKNRILDHINDHKDADGLHYINAGKLFQGLKTIAPCTPLGVIKLLEAYNIDVFKKTVTMVGTSNLVGKPLAIMLHHLGATVTLCNENTVDLKKHTISSDIVISAVGVANLIDETMIKSNAIVVDVAVVRDLETNKICGDIKFDIVKEKVSYITPVPGGIGPMTIAMLLTNVYDLYVINMNKKNLNIVNVNNKNLVVK; encoded by the coding sequence ATGGCAGTTATAATGGATGGAAAAGCGATTGCTAATGAGATTCAAAATAATTTGAAAAACAATATTAGTAATTATTTAGAAAAAAATTTACGAAAGCCTCATTTAGTAGTATTTTTGGTAGGAACAGAAGAGGCATCAAAAGTATATGTTAATCATAAAATAAAGGTTTGTGAAAAATTAGAAATTCAAGTTAGTTTAAAAACTTTTAATGAAAATGTTAGTGAGCAGGACTTATTAACAGTAATTAATAAAGTAAATAATGATGATACGATTGATGCGATTTTGGTGCAGTTACCATTGCCTAAACATCTTAATAAAAACCGGATTTTAGATCATATTAATGATCATAAAGATGCTGACGGTTTGCATTATATTAATGCTGGTAAGTTATTTCAAGGGTTAAAAACGATTGCTCCTTGTACCCCATTAGGAGTAATTAAACTGTTAGAAGCGTATAATATTGATGTTTTTAAAAAAACGGTTACAATGGTTGGAACAAGTAATCTTGTTGGTAAACCTTTGGCTATTATGTTGCATCATTTAGGGGCAACAGTTACATTATGTAATGAAAATACTGTTGATTTAAAAAAGCATACTATTAGTAGTGATATTGTTATTAGTGCTGTTGGTGTTGCTAATTTAATTGATGAAACAATGATTAAATCTAATGCGATTGTAGTTGATGTTGCCGTTGTTCGTGATTTGGAAACAAATAAGATTTGTGGTGATATTAAGTTTGATATAGTTAAAGAAAAAGTTAGTTATATTACTCCAGTTCCTGGAGGTATCGGACCAATGACAATCGCAATGTTATTAACTAATGTTTATGACTTGTATGTTATTAATATGAATAAGAAAAATTTAAATATTGTTAATGTGAATAATAAAAATTTAGTTGTGAAATAG
- the mgtE gene encoding magnesium transporter: MSINKSLLQINISNLQKLININDKKSLEKILKNLHSADLADVINKMENLSEVLYLVRLLDSKIASEVFINLDTEIKIMLLNELNNTEITQLVNQLYADDIVELLEQIPEEVVKKLIINASRDKRKEINILLNYEENSAGSIMSVDFVQLLQHDKVGQALKKVKQLGERAENSDKYYVTDNKNKLLGVISLRNLVFANSIEEVNSVMETNVVSVDAHSDQELVANIVQKYDLNEVAVVNKQNVLIGIITVDDILDVMEEEATEDIEKLAAIKPTEMLYLKTPVWRIVRSRIFWLLFLLVSATFSELVIDAFLPLFGANKNNSSNLSNKFLTLLVPLLPIIADTGGNSGSQASTTIVRALSLGDVTVKDYGQVVWKELRISFFVGLILICFNFIRMIVINLIKYDGVLHWDQWASMITISLSLWIIIIISKVAGGILPIIAKLLRLDPVVMAAPLVTTIIDCVSTTIFFSIALLFFVP; encoded by the coding sequence GTGTCTATTAATAAGTCTTTATTGCAAATAAATATTAGCAATTTGCAAAAATTAATTAATATTAATGATAAGAAAAGTTTAGAAAAAATTTTAAAAAATTTGCATAGTGCCGATTTAGCTGATGTAATTAATAAAATGGAAAATCTTAGTGAAGTCTTGTATTTAGTTCGTTTATTAGATTCAAAAATAGCTAGTGAAGTTTTTATTAATCTTGATACGGAAATAAAAATAATGTTATTAAATGAGTTAAATAATACAGAAATAACGCAACTTGTTAATCAATTATATGCTGATGATATTGTTGAATTATTAGAACAAATACCTGAGGAAGTTGTTAAAAAACTTATCATCAATGCATCGCGTGATAAAAGAAAAGAAATTAATATCTTACTAAATTATGAAGAAAATAGTGCCGGTTCAATTATGTCAGTTGATTTTGTGCAGTTGCTTCAACATGATAAAGTTGGTCAAGCATTGAAAAAAGTTAAACAACTTGGTGAAAGAGCAGAAAATAGTGATAAGTACTATGTTACTGATAATAAGAATAAGTTATTAGGAGTTATTAGTTTAAGAAATTTAGTTTTTGCTAATAGCATAGAAGAAGTTAATAGTGTAATGGAAACTAATGTTGTTAGTGTTGATGCTCATAGTGACCAAGAATTAGTTGCTAATATTGTTCAAAAATATGATTTAAATGAAGTTGCTGTTGTTAATAAGCAAAATGTGTTAATTGGAATTATTACTGTTGATGATATTTTAGATGTTATGGAAGAAGAAGCAACAGAAGATATTGAAAAGTTAGCCGCGATTAAACCAACTGAGATGTTATATTTAAAAACTCCGGTTTGAAGAATTGTTCGTTCGCGAATATTTTGGTTGTTATTTTTATTAGTTTCAGCTACTTTTTCGGAATTAGTTATTGATGCTTTTTTACCTTTATTTGGTGCTAATAAAAATAATAGTAGTAATTTGTCTAATAAGTTTTTAACTTTATTAGTACCGTTATTACCAATTATTGCTGATACTGGAGGAAATTCTGGAAGTCAAGCATCAACAACTATTGTGCGTGCATTATCATTAGGTGATGTTACAGTTAAAGATTATGGGCAAGTTGTTTGGAAAGAGTTAAGAATATCTTTTTTTGTTGGTTTAATTTTAATTTGCTTTAATTTTATTAGAATGATTGTTATTAATCTTATTAAATATGATGGTGTTTTACATTGAGATCAGTGAGCTTCAATGATTACAATTTCATTATCTTTATGAATCATCATTATTATTTCTAAAGTAGCGGGAGGAATTTTACCAATTATTGCAAAATTATTAAGATTGGATCCGGTTGTTATGGCGGCCCCCTTGGTAACGACTATTATTGACTGTGTATCAACAACAATCTTTTTTTCTATTGCTTTATTATTTTTTGTCCCTTAA
- a CDS encoding ribonuclease J, protein MATIKVFALGGLDERGKNMYVAEVNRDIFIFDAGSKIPEREALGIDTVIPDFSYLKENVNRIKGLFISKPSEECFGAITYLLKDIKISIYASKLTIFLIKQKLHKFKVWHSENELIEIKEKDILSFGDNEIEVFNTTTCIPGSFGFALKTIDGTIIYTGDYIFDSEERSNFATDMAHLAKIANNKVLLLMSDSGYASRNDYTAPNHKCKKLVESTFKAAKSKIIIACHEQDLYKISEILELVSETNRDAIVMGGTLKSILEEFKSGTYLQFNKIKFRNLTSDDINDNSVIFVTGSGERLYTRLYKIISGDDEHLEIEKSDTVILATPPIPGYELKHARILDELARTDACFMALSDKKVWDMNASYEDIKMMIGIMKPKFFMPVKGLHKNFVSAQNSAQEAGILINNILIKDSGQILEFINGKLGPSPVSLKCNNIYVDGLGVGDIGAVVLNERKQLARDGVLISGITLNRRSKEIVSLVDVQMRGVVFIQDDEELTNKMQTKVRAIVEEHQKKSEFDGAIVKNQIRSELQELCRQETGKNPMVLAVINEIN, encoded by the coding sequence ATGGCAACAATAAAAGTTTTTGCATTAGGGGGACTCGATGAACGCGGGAAAAATATGTATGTGGCGGAAGTTAACCGTGATATATTTATTTTTGATGCTGGTAGTAAAATCCCTGAACGAGAAGCATTAGGAATTGATACTGTTATTCCTGATTTTTCTTATTTGAAAGAAAATGTTAATCGCATTAAAGGATTATTTATTTCTAAACCATCAGAGGAATGTTTTGGAGCAATAACATATCTTTTAAAGGATATTAAAATTTCTATTTATGCTAGTAAGTTAACAATCTTTTTAATTAAACAAAAACTGCACAAGTTTAAAGTATGACATAGTGAAAATGAGTTAATTGAAATTAAAGAAAAGGATATTTTATCTTTTGGTGATAATGAAATTGAAGTTTTTAATACGACAACTTGTATTCCTGGAAGTTTTGGTTTTGCTTTAAAGACTATTGATGGAACTATTATTTATACTGGTGATTATATTTTTGATAGTGAAGAACGAAGCAATTTCGCTACGGATATGGCGCACTTAGCAAAAATTGCTAATAATAAAGTTTTATTATTGATGAGTGATTCTGGTTATGCTAGTCGTAATGATTATACGGCACCTAATCATAAATGTAAGAAGTTAGTGGAATCAACTTTTAAGGCAGCAAAGTCTAAAATTATTATTGCTTGTCATGAACAGGATTTATATAAAATAAGTGAAATTTTAGAGTTGGTTAGCGAAACTAATCGTGACGCCATCGTTATGGGGGGCACATTAAAATCAATTTTAGAAGAATTTAAATCAGGAACTTATTTGCAATTTAATAAAATTAAGTTTAGAAATTTAACTAGTGATGATATTAATGACAATTCAGTAATTTTTGTTACTGGTAGTGGCGAGCGACTTTATACAAGATTATATAAAATTATTAGTGGCGATGATGAGCATTTAGAAATAGAAAAGTCAGATACTGTGATTTTAGCAACGCCACCGATTCCTGGTTATGAATTAAAACATGCGAGAATATTGGATGAATTAGCAAGAACTGATGCTTGTTTTATGGCGTTATCCGATAAAAAAGTGTGAGATATGAATGCTTCATATGAGGATATTAAGATGATGATTGGAATTATGAAACCAAAATTTTTTATGCCAGTTAAAGGATTACATAAAAATTTTGTTAGTGCGCAAAATAGTGCTCAAGAAGCAGGGATTCTAATTAATAATATTTTAATTAAGGATAGTGGTCAAATTTTAGAGTTTATTAATGGTAAATTAGGACCATCACCAGTTTCTTTAAAATGTAATAATATTTATGTTGATGGTCTTGGAGTTGGCGATATTGGTGCTGTCGTTTTGAATGAAAGAAAGCAATTAGCTCGCGATGGAGTTTTAATTAGTGGGATTACACTAAATCGTCGTAGTAAAGAGATTGTTTCTTTGGTTGATGTGCAAATGCGTGGGGTTGTTTTTATTCAGGATGATGAGGAATTAACTAATAAAATGCAAACTAAGGTTCGTGCCATTGTTGAAGAACATCAAAAAAAATCAGAGTTTGATGGTGCGATAGTTAAAAATCAAATTCGTAGTGAGTTGCAAGAGTTATGTCGTCAAGAAACAGGTAAAAATCCAATGGTTTTAGCAGTAATTAATGAGATAAATTAA
- a CDS encoding lipoprotein, translating to MKKLLSLLGVITISGTAMPTIIAASSFQKHKQINELENSQINYQQANNLEKLNRNKREKIYNADCANKLIAGVGAGVEFAVGGGGTRNGWRVFGAAAGAAIGSVLSLVLAP from the coding sequence ATGAAAAAACTTTTAAGTTTATTAGGTGTAATAACAATTAGTGGAACTGCAATGCCGACAATAATTGCTGCTAGTTCTTTTCAAAAACACAAACAAATTAATGAATTAGAAAACAGTCAAATTAATTATCAACAAGCAAATAATTTAGAAAAACTAAATAGAAATAAAAGAGAAAAAATATACAACGCAGATTGTGCAAATAAATTAATTGCCGGTGTCGGTGCCGGAGTGGAGTTTGCTGTCGGAGGGGGAGGAACGCGGAACGGGTGGCGGGTGTTCGGGGCTGCTGCAGGAGCTGCAATAGGTAGTGTTTTGTCCCTGGTGTTGGCACCGTAA
- a CDS encoding TrkA family potassium uptake protein produces the protein MAAKEFCIIGLGNFGTAVAETLASMNHNVIVIDKDNSKIKKITGNYANINGYELDATDLEALESIGIKNINDIIIAIGSDIQSSVLVAANLKELEITNIIAKAVDYRHEHILRAIGINQIIKPDISTGRQTALKALWGLEVDIKDVDGEFSISSAEATNKNILGKPLEEIKLINNKRVNVIRIEHNKKIILPDADTILSYGDEVLFIAKNKYIQEIHEYITGGKETEDI, from the coding sequence ATGGCAGCAAAAGAATTTTGTATAATTGGTTTAGGTAATTTTGGCACAGCAGTTGCTGAAACATTAGCATCAATGAATCATAATGTTATTGTCATTGATAAAGATAATAGTAAAATCAAAAAAATTACCGGAAATTATGCTAACATTAACGGCTATGAATTAGATGCCACTGACTTAGAAGCATTAGAAAGTATTGGTATTAAAAATATTAATGACATTATTATTGCTATCGGTAGCGATATCCAATCATCAGTCTTAGTGGCAGCAAACTTAAAAGAACTTGAAATTACTAATATCATTGCTAAAGCTGTTGATTATCGTCATGAACACATTTTACGAGCAATTGGTATTAACCAAATTATTAAACCCGATATTTCCACAGGAAGACAAACTGCCCTAAAAGCCCTATGAGGTTTAGAAGTTGACATTAAAGATGTTGATGGTGAATTTAGTATTAGTTCTGCTGAAGCAACAAACAAAAACATCTTAGGAAAACCTCTTGAAGAAATCAAACTAATTAACAACAAAAGAGTTAATGTCATTCGCATTGAACACAACAAAAAAATCATCCTTCCTGATGCAGATACCATTCTCAGCTACGGCGACGAAGTTCTATTCATTGCTAAAAATAAATACATCCAAGAAATCCACGAATATATTACAGGAGGAAAAGAAACCGAAGATATTTAA
- a CDS encoding TrkH family potassium uptake protein — protein MEDIDKFSNNKKYLTWFKKLGQVFKNIFIGNTVNKKILRNYLYAVLVGTILLMTPWAVSKNYQWDFLTALFTASSSFSDTGLSLTSPAKDLSFFGQIVLLLLIQIGGIGIMTLKIILFIVIGKNISIEERMLLQSERGNTKLGGTVQLIKNAFYVLAIVEITGGVMLFFYFYFTPIDYLDSLKSQSINSIVELLEKSFNTPDNFKEMLIAKVSDWENFVTAEKEFSKELAQIINGVTNKYDSNSIGFLQIIDNDYLQQLITKNFNVTYRNFGSSFWSGIFHSVSATNNAGFDIIGPNSLSPYRTQYFVQVVFLVQLIIGGIGYPVFYDLKQKAVARYRSIKVNFSLFTKINVIYYFSISFIGILAVILVEYFVPTKFSNIFIDGGIRNVTNNNAETLMAIIFNTFSTRSAGYSTIDISYFKLPSKFIFLILMWIGASPSSTGGGIRTTTLALVMMSIIASATRKNNINMFKAKVPNETAKRATAVFIMAILIVFLVSLIIVSENVQVPIVEALFISSSAFGTAGLTTIPDFGLSFSDYGVISKLFLISLMFIGQLGVSNTLLLAARKNEIERFAYLEQDVPIG, from the coding sequence ATGGAAGATATTGATAAATTTTCTAATAATAAAAAGTATCTTACTTGATTTAAAAAACTTGGTCAAGTTTTTAAAAATATTTTTATTGGTAATACTGTTAATAAGAAAATTTTGCGAAATTATTTATATGCTGTTTTGGTGGGAACAATTTTATTAATGACACCTTGAGCTGTTAGTAAGAACTATCAATGAGATTTTTTAACAGCATTGTTTACTGCTTCAAGTTCATTTTCTGATACTGGATTAAGTTTAACATCACCAGCTAAAGATTTAAGTTTTTTTGGTCAAATTGTTTTGTTGTTGCTAATTCAAATTGGTGGTATTGGAATTATGACTTTAAAGATTATTTTGTTTATTGTAATTGGAAAAAATATTAGCATTGAAGAAAGAATGCTTTTGCAATCAGAAAGAGGTAATACTAAACTTGGTGGTACCGTACAATTAATTAAAAATGCTTTTTATGTTTTAGCAATTGTGGAAATTACTGGTGGGGTGATGCTATTTTTTTATTTTTATTTTACACCAATTGATTATTTAGATTCTTTAAAATCACAATCAATTAATTCAATTGTTGAACTATTAGAAAAATCGTTTAATACGCCGGATAATTTTAAAGAAATGTTAATTGCCAAGGTTTCTGATTGAGAAAATTTTGTTACTGCTGAAAAGGAATTTTCTAAGGAATTAGCACAAATTATTAATGGTGTTACTAATAAATATGATAGTAATTCTATAGGATTTTTACAAATAATTGATAATGATTATTTGCAACAATTAATTACTAAGAATTTTAATGTTACCTATCGAAATTTTGGTAGTAGTTTTTGATCAGGAATTTTTCATTCGGTTTCGGCTACTAATAATGCCGGTTTTGATATTATTGGTCCTAATTCTTTAAGTCCCTATCGAACACAATATTTTGTTCAGGTAGTTTTTTTAGTTCAACTGATTATTGGTGGTATTGGTTATCCTGTTTTTTATGATTTAAAGCAAAAGGCTGTGGCGCGTTATCGTAGTATTAAAGTTAATTTTTCATTATTTACTAAAATAAATGTTATATATTATTTTTCAATTTCTTTTATTGGTATTTTAGCAGTAATTTTGGTTGAATATTTTGTACCAACAAAGTTTAGCAATATTTTTATTGATGGCGGTATTAGAAATGTTACTAATAATAACGCCGAGACTTTAATGGCGATTATTTTTAATACTTTTTCAACAAGAAGTGCTGGATATAGTACGATTGATATTAGTTATTTTAAATTGCCTTCAAAGTTTATTTTTTTGATTTTGATGTGGATTGGGGCATCACCTAGTTCTACTGGTGGCGGAATTAGAACGACAACGCTGGCATTAGTTATGATGAGCATTATTGCTAGTGCGACACGAAAAAATAATATCAATATGTTTAAAGCTAAAGTTCCTAATGAGACAGCAAAACGAGCAACAGCAGTTTTTATTATGGCGATTTTAATTGTCTTTTTGGTGTCTTTAATTATTGTTAGCGAAAATGTGCAAGTGCCGATTGTTGAAGCTTTATTTATATCTTCGTCGGCTTTTGGAACGGCAGGTTTAACAACAATTCCTGATTTTGGACTAAGTTTTTCTGATTATGGTGTTATCAGTAAATTATTTTTAATTAGTTTAATGTTTATTGGTCAATTAGGAGTATCAAATACTTTATTATTAGCAGCAAGAAAAAATGAAATTGAACGATTTGCATATTTAGAACAAGATGTGCCCATCGGATAG